The following proteins are encoded in a genomic region of Magallana gigas chromosome 1, xbMagGiga1.1, whole genome shotgun sequence:
- the LOC117686960 gene encoding uncharacterized protein, giving the protein MHILCALSGRYIIYYNERKEGYVYPANYSQYAFADLCEVEVYGCPAPVEDGPRCTRPCPTNCEQCYPHTGVCQKCKHGYQGTECEPVVCSASASISISPNSTINSPDYNAIYSADGLTLPSNGRLRVVYIYIALPKLTSDLAYLHISIVKAEHFNVLFLSDKMEKTEYDQDVVGPFHGRIYARTNYGSVTQAIRIKVRYRNSVTISNLKLPLKTCRNVTTHT; this is encoded by the exons ATGCACATTCTCTGCGCATTGTCCGGACGTTACATCATATACTACAACGAACGGAAAGAAGGATATGTCTATCCTGCAAACTATTCCCAGTATGCATTTGCTGATTTGTGTGAAGTGGAAGTCTATG GCTGTCCTGCCCCTGTAGAAGATGGACCAAGGTGTACTCGTCCCTGCCCAACTAACTGTGAACAGTGTTACCCACATACTGGGGTCTGTCAAAAATGCAAACATGGCTACCAAGGGACTGAATGTGAACCTG TTGTTTGCAGTGCCTCTGCCTCCATAAGTATTTCACCAAACAGTACAATTAATAGTCCTGACTACAATGCTATATATTCGGCGGACGGACTCACGCTTCCTTCCAATGGACGACTCCGGGTGGTGTATATCTACATTGCGTTGCCAAAGCTGACATCCGACCTAGCTTACTTGCATATATCTATTGTTAAAGCTGAACATTTCAATGTATTGTTTCTCTCAGACAAAATGGAAAAGACTGAG TATGATCAAGATGTTGTGGGCCCTTTTCATGGTCGCATATATGCACGTACCAACTATGGCTCTGTAACCCAAGCTATCCGTATTAAAGTACGATATAGGAATTCGGTTACCATATCCAATCTCAAACTTCCTCTGAAGACGTGCAGAAATGTTACA ACGCACACATAA